Proteins co-encoded in one Fibrobacter sp. UWT2 genomic window:
- a CDS encoding glutamate synthase subunit beta, with translation MEQIKRIQDVYRPVEERIKDNNEVERKLTSLEIVQQGSRCHTCGIPFCHGAGCPLGNLVPEFNAAVAAGNAERAYNVISKTAFFPEFTGRVCPALCESACTGNVHNDPVMVRQIEKYIIETAFEEGRVTLPTAEWNGKTAAVIGSGPAGLFAAEALRRKGYAVTVYEKREKVGGLLRYGIPNWKLDKSVIDRRVKLLEEAGIKFVCSTEIGKDISAEYIHKNFDYVFLAIGTPNARDLKIPGREAEGIFLALDFLHGANKPGETNPEKFSAKGRKVLVIGGGDTGNDCVGKAIREGCESVLQVEFMPKPPEERSPSTPWPDWPYMLRTSYAQHEGGERRWNVSSKQFIVKDGRVAGVEAVRVEWEMSPQGRPLKPNEVPNSTEVIETDLVVLAMGFTGVPAEGIVNDLGLQLTPRTAIIPDPARHIYAVGDCANGASLVVRAMADAKAKVASL, from the coding sequence ATGGAACAGATTAAACGCATACAAGATGTTTACCGCCCTGTCGAAGAGCGAATTAAGGACAACAACGAAGTCGAACGCAAGTTGACTTCACTGGAAATCGTACAGCAGGGTTCACGCTGCCATACGTGTGGCATTCCGTTCTGTCATGGTGCGGGTTGTCCGCTCGGTAACCTGGTGCCCGAATTCAATGCGGCTGTCGCTGCAGGGAATGCGGAACGCGCCTACAACGTTATCAGCAAGACGGCCTTCTTCCCTGAATTTACGGGCCGCGTTTGCCCCGCCCTTTGCGAATCCGCCTGTACGGGCAATGTGCATAACGATCCCGTGATGGTTCGCCAAATCGAAAAGTACATCATCGAAACAGCCTTCGAAGAAGGCCGCGTAACGCTCCCTACTGCAGAATGGAACGGTAAAACCGCTGCGGTTATCGGCTCGGGTCCTGCAGGTCTCTTTGCTGCCGAAGCTCTTCGTCGCAAGGGTTACGCCGTTACCGTTTACGAAAAGCGTGAAAAGGTGGGCGGCCTCCTGCGCTACGGTATTCCGAACTGGAAACTCGACAAGTCCGTTATCGATCGACGCGTCAAACTCCTCGAAGAAGCGGGCATCAAGTTTGTCTGCAGCACCGAAATCGGCAAGGACATCTCGGCGGAATACATCCACAAGAATTTTGACTATGTATTCCTCGCCATCGGTACGCCGAACGCCCGCGACTTGAAAATCCCGGGCCGCGAAGCCGAAGGAATCTTCCTTGCGCTCGACTTCTTGCACGGCGCAAACAAGCCCGGCGAAACGAATCCTGAAAAGTTCAGCGCCAAGGGCCGTAAGGTCTTGGTGATTGGCGGTGGCGATACGGGTAACGACTGCGTGGGCAAGGCAATCCGCGAAGGCTGCGAAAGCGTGCTCCAGGTGGAATTCATGCCCAAGCCGCCCGAGGAACGTTCTCCGTCCACTCCGTGGCCGGATTGGCCGTACATGCTGCGTACCAGCTACGCCCAGCACGAAGGTGGCGAACGCCGCTGGAACGTGTCTTCCAAGCAGTTCATTGTGAAAGATGGCCGCGTCGCAGGCGTCGAAGCTGTCCGCGTGGAATGGGAAATGTCCCCGCAGGGCCGCCCGCTCAAACCCAACGAAGTCCCGAATTCCACCGAAGTCATCGAAACCGACCTGGTTGTGCTCGCCATGGGCTTCACCGGGGTCCCGGCAGAAGGCATCGTGAACGATTTGGGCCTGCAACTTACGCCGCGTACCGCGATCATTCCGGACCCGGCTCGCCACATTTACGCAGTCGGTGACTGCGCAAATGGCGCGTCCCTTGTGGTCCGCGCCATGGCCGATGCTAAGGCGAAAGTTGCATCTCTTTAA
- a CDS encoding alpha/beta hydrolase, with protein MNYLIVPGLNNSGPKHWQTFWAKSLPNATRVEQRCWDNPEKGEWVETLDKAIRALKGDTILIPHSLGVCTTVNWLLKAASCGGVPAYVKGAFLVSPSDVDNVDVIKSFAPMPLEKLPIPACVVASENDPFVTMERSLFFANAWGVKVYNAGALGHINSDSDLREWEQGRGFLAEFESNL; from the coding sequence ATGAATTATCTGATTGTACCTGGCTTGAATAATTCTGGACCGAAACATTGGCAAACTTTTTGGGCCAAGAGCCTGCCTAACGCTACTCGCGTGGAGCAACGCTGCTGGGACAATCCCGAGAAGGGCGAATGGGTTGAGACTCTCGATAAGGCCATTCGCGCTTTGAAGGGCGATACAATCCTGATTCCTCACAGTTTGGGCGTTTGCACCACCGTAAACTGGCTTTTAAAGGCGGCTTCGTGCGGAGGCGTGCCTGCGTACGTCAAGGGCGCATTTCTCGTTTCTCCGAGCGATGTAGACAATGTAGACGTCATCAAGAGCTTTGCTCCGATGCCGCTTGAAAAATTGCCGATTCCCGCCTGTGTGGTGGCCAGCGAAAACGATCCGTTCGTCACCATGGAACGTTCGCTGTTCTTTGCAAACGCTTGGGGCGTCAAAGTCTACAATGCCGGCGCTCTCGGCCACATCAATTCCGATTCCGACCTTCGCGAATGGGAACAAGGCCGCGGCTTCCTCGCCGAATTCGAATCAAACCTTTAA